The following proteins are encoded in a genomic region of Triticum dicoccoides isolate Atlit2015 ecotype Zavitan unplaced genomic scaffold, WEW_v2.0 scaffold183860, whole genome shotgun sequence:
- the LOC119344757 gene encoding peroxidase 47-like produces MGKATMNIKRQRSTSVTTAALASVLMLLLATAGGVAAQGRGGGGYGGGGGYGGGGYGGGGGGYGGGGGGGYGGGGGYGYEGGYGDYQGGGGGGGGGMGPPGGDGLSMEYYSMTCPYAGEIVRDVVSAALAKDPTLAASLLRLHFHDCFVRGCDASVLLDSTKAHGTAEKDALTNKSLRGFEIIDAVKAALEAQCPGTVSCADVLALAARDSVYMAGGPYYDVPTGRKDGSLSRADDTSALPAATLKAAELIKVFVGDHGFTVPELVALSGGHTLGQAHCANFKNRLSGFGKAGNGVDPTLEAGMAASLAKTCKAAGDGGTAKLDATSNAFDVEYFKGLQTRRGLLTSDQTLLTGSPETAMYVNQFAESPDAFFETFVQGMGRMGQLDLNPDGNVRISCRVLN; encoded by the exons ATGGGCAAGGCCACGATGAACATCAAGCGGCAGCGTTCCACTAGTGTCACCACTGCTGCCCTAGCGTCTGTGCTGATGCTGCTCCTGGCGACGGCCGGCGGCGTAGCCGcacaaggaagaggaggaggaggctacggcggcggcggaggatatGGTGGTGGTgggtatggaggaggaggaggaggatacgGTGGTG gaggaggaggaggatacgGTGGTGGCGGTGGGTACGGCTACGAGGGTGGATACGGTGACTATCAagggggaggcggaggcggaggtggcggCATGGGCCCTCCCGGTGGTGACGGTCTGAGCATGGAGTACTACTCCATGACGTGCCCGTACGCCGGCGAGATCGTGCGCGACGTGGTCAGCGCCGCGCTTGCCAAGGACCCCACCCTGGCGGCGTCGCTGCTCCGGCTCCacttccacgactgcttcgtccGCGGCTGCGACGCCTCGGTGCTCCTCGACTCCACCAAGGCCCACGGCACCGCCGAGAAGGACGCGCTCACCAACAAGTCCCTCCGGGGCTTCGAGATCATCGACGCCGTCAAGGCCGCCCTCGAGGCGCAGTGCCCCGGCaccgtctcctgcgccgacgtGCTCGCCCTCGCCGCCCGGGACTCCGTCTACATGGCCGGCGGGCCCTACTACGACGTGCCCACGGGCCGCAAGGACGGCTCCCTCTCCCGCGCCGACGACAcctccgcgctccccgccgccacgCTCAAGGCGGCCGAGCTCATCAAGGTCTTCGTCGGCGAccacggcttcacggtgccggagcTCGTCGCGCTCTCCGGCGGACACACGCTGGGCCAGGCCCACTGCGCCAACTTCAAGAACCGGCTCAGCGGCTTCGGCAAGGCCGGCAACGGGGTGGACCCGACGCTGGAGGCCGGGATGGCGGCGTCCCTGGCGAAGACCTGCAAggccgccggcgacggcggcaCGGCCAAGCTTGACGCCACCAGCAACGCCTTCGACGTGGAGTACTTCAAGGGCCTGCAGACCAGGAGGGGGCTGCTGACGTCCGACCAGACGCTGCTCACCGGGTCGCCGGAGACGGCCATGTATGTGAACCAGTTCGCCGAGAGCCCGGACGCGTTCTTCGAGACGTTCGTGCAGGGGATGGGGAGGATGGGGCAGCTGGACCTCAACCCCGACGGCAACGTCAGGATCAGCTGCAGGGTGCTCAACTAG